From a region of the Labrus mixtus chromosome 5, fLabMix1.1, whole genome shotgun sequence genome:
- the slc2a8 gene encoding solute carrier family 2, facilitated glucose transporter member 8 translates to MDIQNERRRLLDVEAEDEDPTGLISEQEAYLSKVKNSNLYLATFASVLGPLSFGFVLGYSSPAIPELSRISDPRLRLDDEQASWFGSIVTVGAALGGLLGGWMVEKIGRKLSLMFCSLPFVFGFTIIIAAQNVWMLYIGRALTGLASGVTSLVVPLYISEMAHERVRGTLGSCVQLMVVLGIMGVYLAGLFLDWRWLAICSSIPPTLLMVCMCFMPETPRFLLSQGKRREAEEALRFLRGPDAPVEWECARIEDACDDQGSSFQMSDLKDPGVYKPLIIGVMLMVFQQMTGINAIMFYAETIFEQAHFKESDLASVIVGTIQVVFTAVAALIMDKAGRKILLIISGVAMAISTTAFGVYFYLTPPKPSMTLQSGLLLDVQTTAGPEPHLDLAWLALVSMAVFITGFAIGWGPIPWLVMSEIFPAKVRGVASAACVLTNWSMAFIITKNFQDMMGLLTSAGTFWLFASMCALNVVFTIAFIPETKGKTLEQIEDTFRGTAGP, encoded by the exons ATGGACATCCAGAACGAGAGGAGAAGGCTGCTGGATGTGGAGGCTGAAGATGAAGATCCCACTGGACTCATTTCTGAGCAGGAGGCTTATCTGAG taaAGTGAAGAACTCTAACCTGTACCTGGCCACCTTTGCGTCCGTCCTGGGTCCCCTGAGTTTTGGCTTCGTGTTGGGGTACAGCTCTCCTGCCATCCCTGAGCTGAGCAGGATCTCTGACCCTCGGCTGCGGCTGGACGACGAGCAGGCCTCCTGGTTCGGG TCCATTGTGACGGTTGGAGCGGCGCTTGGCGGTCTGCTCGGTGGATGGATGGTGGAGAAGATCGGCAGGAAGCTGAGTCTGATGTTCTGCTCGCTGCCGTTTGTCTTCGgcttcaccatcatcatcgcCGCTCAGAACGTGTGGATGCTTTACATCGGCAGAGCGCTCACCGGCCTCGCCAGCGGGGTCACGTCGCTGGTCGTCCCG cTCTACATCTCTGAGATGGCTCACGAGCGGGTACGTGGGACGTTAGGCTCCTGTGTGCAGCTCATGGTGGTGCTAGGCATCATGGGAGTTTATCTAGCAG GTCTCTTCCTGGACTGGCGCTGGCTGGCGATCTGCAGCTCCATCCCGCCGACGCTGCTGATGGTGTGCATGTGCTTCATGCCCGAGACGCCGCGCTTCCTTCTGTCGCAGGGAAAGAGGCGGGAGGCGGAGGAGGCGCTGCGCTTCCTGAGAGGGCCGGACGCGCCCGTCGAATGGGAGTGTGCTCGCATCGAGGACGCCTGTGACGATCAG ggTTCCAGTTTCCAGATGTCCGACCTGAAGGACCCCGGAGTCTACAAGCCTCTGATCATCGGGGTCATGCTGATGGTATTTCAGCAGATGACGGGGATCAATGCCATCATGTTCTACGCTGAGACCATATTTGAACAGGCACATTTCAAG gagaGCGACCTGGCCTCGGTGATCGTGGGCACCATTCAGGTGGTCTTCACTGCGGTGGCAGCTCTGATCATGGACAAAGCGGGGAGGAAAATCCTTCTCATCATCTCCG GTGTTGCCATGGCGATCAGCACCACAGCGTTTGGGGTTTACTTCTATCTGACGCCGCCGAAGCCCAGCATGACCCTGCAGAGCGGTCTGCTTCTGGACGTCCAGACCACGGCTGGTCCGGAGCCCCACCTGGACCTGGCCTGGCTGGCCCTGGTCAGCATGGCTGTCTTCATCACAG gTTTCGCTATTGGTTGGGGTCCGATCCCGTGGCTGGTGATGTCAGAGATTTTCCCCGCCAAAGTCAGGGGGGTCGCCAGCGCCGCCTGCGTCCTCACCAACTGGAGCATGGCCTTCATCATCACCAAAAACTTCCAGGACATGATG GGTCTTCTCACCAGCGCTGGAACCTTCTGGCTGTTCGCCTCCATGTGCGCCCTCAACGTCGTCTTCACCATCGCCTTCATCCCAGAAACAAAGGGCAAGACGCTGGAGCAGATCGAGGACACGTTCAGAGGGACAGCGGGACCATGA